The genomic region AGCGGCTAGGATCGCGCCCGCGTCAGCTGGAGAACGCGGTTCATGCCTGAACAGGGAAGTGTCCAGAGGAAGCAGCCATGAGCGCGATCATCCGCAAGATCGTCACTGTGGTCGAAGAGACGCAGATGGAGATGGGCCGACAGGTATCACCCCCGACCCGGCGTGCGGCGGCGATTGCCGTCATCGAGAATCCGTTTGCCGGAAAATATGTCGAGGATCTTTCGCCGTTGATCGCGATCGGCGAGGAGCTGGGCGAGCTCCTGTCGAAACGCGCGGTGGCCGCGCTCGGCATCGATGGTGCCAAGGCGCACAGCTACGGCAAGGCCGCGGCCGTCGGCGAGAACGGCGAGCTGGAGCATGCCGCCGCCATCCTCCATCCCAAGATGGGCGCGCCGGTGCGTAAAGTTCTGGGCAAGGGCGCGGCGCTGATCCCGTCGTCGAAGAAGCGCAGCGGCCCGGGCACCACGCTGGACATTCCGCTCGGGCACAAGGACGCAGCCTTCGTGCGCAGTCACTTCGACGGCATGGAAGTACAGATCAACGACGCGCCGCGCGCCAACGAGATCATGGTCGCGGTCGCCGTCACCGACAGCGGCCGTCCGCTGCCGCGCGTCGGCGGGCTCACGGTTGCGGAGATCAAAGGCGAAGACGGTCTAAGATAGAGGTCGTAAGCGAGTTCAAATTGGAGGTTGGGATGCGAGCAAGAAGTTACTTCGTCGGCGCGGCCTTCGCGCTTCTGGCGGGCGGCATGGCTCATTCGGCCCTGGCGCAGGACATCAAGATCGGCGAGATCAACAGCTATTCGCTGCTGCCGGCATTCACCGAGCCCTATCGCAAGGGCTGGCAGCTTGCAGTCGAGGAAATCAACGCGGCCGGCGGCATCAACGGCAAGAAGCTCGTCGTCGTCTCCAAGGACGACGGCGGCAAGCCGGCGGACGCGCAGACCGCGGCCAACGAGCTCGTCTCCAGCGAGGGCGTGGCGATGCTCGCCGGCACGTTCCTGTCGAACATCGGTCTTGCGGTCTCTGACTTCGCCAACCAGAAGAAGGTGTTCTTCCTCGCAGCCGAGCCGCTCACGGACGCCATCACCTGGTCCAAGGGCAACAAATACACCTTCCGCCTGCGTCCCTCCAACTACATGCAGGCGGCGATGCTGGTGGAGGCCGCCAGCAAGCTGCCGGCGAAACGCTGGGCAACGATCGCGCCGAACTACGAGTACGGCCAGTCGGCGGTCGCGGTGTTCAAGAAGCTGATGTCGGAGAAGCGCCCCGACATCCAATGGGTCGACGAGCAATGGCCGCCGCAGGGCAAGATCGACGCCGGCCCGGTGGTGCAGGCGGTTGCCGCCGCCAACCCGGAAGCGATCCTCAACGTCACGTTCGGTGCCGACCTCGTCAAGCTCGTGCGCGAAGGCAACACCCGCGGCCTGTTCAAGGGGCGTGAGGTCGTCTCCTTCCTGACCGGCGAGCCCGAATATCTCGATCCGCTCAAGGACGAGACCCCGGAGGGCTGGATCGTCACCGGCTATCCCTGGTACTCGATCAAGACGCCCGAGCATGATGCGTTCCTGAAGGCGTATCAGGCCAAGTACAACGACTATCCGCGTCTCGGCTCGATTGTCGGTTACCAGACCATCAAGTCGGCGGCCGCGATCCTGACGAAGGCTGGCTCGACCGATCCGGAGAAGCTGATCGCTGCGGCGGAGGGGCTGTCGACGCCGTCGCCGTTCGGCGAGATCACCTTCCGCAAGATCGACCACCAGTCGACGTTAGGGGCCTTCGTCGGCAAGACCGCGCTGAAGGACGGCAAGGGCGTGATGGTGGATTCGTCCTACAAGAAGGGCGCGGACTATCTGCCTGGTGATGCCGAAGTCGAGAAGCTGCGTCCGAAGGATTGATGCATAGACACCGGGGCCTTCATGGTTCGAGACGCGCGGCGTCGCCGCGCTCCTCACCATGAGGGTCCCGGACCTCATCCTGAGGAGGCGCGGAGCGCCGTCTCGAAGGATGAAGCCCAGAACTCAGACTTAACTAACCCGGACCGAAGATGGCCTTTTACGTCGTACAGTTTCTGACCGGTCTCGCCAGCGCAGCGTCGCTGTTCCTGGTGGCGTCGGGCCTGTCGATCATCTTCGGCGTGACGCGGATCGTGAATTTCGCGCATGGCGCCTTCTACATGATCGGCGCCTACATCGCCTTCACGCTGACCGAGCGCCTGTCCGGCGCATTCGGCTTCTGGGGCGGCATCGTGCTGGCCGCGTTCGCGGTGGCGCTGATCGGCGTCATCGTCGAGATGGTGCTGCTCCGGCGCATCTATCATGCGCCCGAGCTGTTTCAGCTGCTCGCGACCTTCGGCCTGACCCTGATGGTCGAGGATCTCGTGGTGCTGATCTGGGGGCCGGACGATCTCGTCGGCCGCCGCGCGCCGGGCTTCAAGGGCGCCATCGACTTCTTCGGCCAGAACATTCCGAGCTACGATCTGTTTCTGATCGTGCTCGGCCCCGTCGTGCTCGGCATTCTCTGGCTGCTGTTCCAGCGCACGCGCTGGGGCGTGCTGGTGCGCGCGGCGACGCAGGACCGCGACATGGTGGCAGCCCTCGGCGTCAATCAGAAATGGCTGTTCACGAGCGTATTTGCCGTCGGCGTCTTCCTCGCAGCGCTCGGCGGCGCGCTCCAGATCCCGCGCGATGCCGTGCATCACGCCATGGATCTGCGGATCATCGTCGAGGTGTTCGTCGTGGTCGTGATCGGCGGCCTTGGCAGCATCGTCGGCGCTTTCGTCGCGGCGGTGCTGGTCTCCGAGCTGAATGCCTTCGGCATCCTGATCTTCCCGAAGATCTCCATCATCCTGGTCTTCCTGGTGATGGCGGTGGTTCTGATCGTGCGTCCCTGGGGCCTGTTCGGCAAGCCGGAGGCGGCTGCGCGCAAGACGCCGGGCCTCACCGTCAATCCCTGGCGGCCGCTGACGTCGAACGAGCGGCTGGCCTCGCTGGTAGCGCTCGTCATCGCGGCGACGCTGCCGCTGTTCGCCGGCAATTATCTGCTGACCGTGGGCTCGGAGATCGCGATCTTCGTGATCTTCGCCGTCAGCCTGCACTTCCTGATGTCGGTCGGCGGCCTCGCCTCGTTCGGTCACGCCGCCTATTTCGGCCTCGGCGCCTATGGCATTGCTTTCCTTGCCAAGATGGCGGGACTGCCGATGATCGTCTGCCTGCTGCTCGGGCCGCTGCTCGGCTGCATGGGCGCGGCGGTGTTCGGCTTCTTCGCGGTGCAGCTCTCCGGCGTTTATTTTGCGATGCTGACGCTCGCCTTCGCGCAGATCGTGTGGTCGATCGCGTTCCAGTGGGTGAACGTAACCGGCGGTGACAACGGCATTCTGGGTCTCTGGCCATCGAGCTGGGCGGCAAGTCCGTCGCGCTTCTACTGGCTTGCGCTCGGCGTCGCGGCGCTGGTGACAGTCGCGCTGCGGGCCATGGTGTTCTCGCCGTTCGGTTACGCGCTTCGTGCCACGCGCGACTCAGGTCTGCGCAGCGAAGCCATCGGCATCGATGCCAAGCGCATCCAGTGGACCGCCTTCGTGATCTCCGGCACGACCGCCGGCATCGGCGGCGCATTGTTCGCCTATCTCAAGGGCAGCGTGTTCCCCGACAATCTCGGCATCTCGCTGTCGGTCGACGCGCTGGTCATGGTGTTGCTCGGCGGTGTCGAGACGGTGTCGGGCGCGGTGATCGGCGCCATCGTCTACAAGGCTTTGAACATCTGGCTCGTGAGCCAGACCGATCTGTCGAAGCTCGTGCTCGGCGGCTTCATCATGCTGATCGTCGTCGTCTTCCCCAAGGGTATCGTCGGCATGCTGGAGATGCTGGCGCAGCGCCGGAAGAAAGCATCGCCGCCGGGATCCCCCTTGCTCGCCAAGCCGATCGAGTCTGCCGAATGAGTGTCGCACCTCCACTTCTCGCGGTCGAAGACCTGACCAAATCCTATGGCGGCATCCATGCCGTGCGCGGCGTCTCGTTCTCACTGCGGGCCGGCGAGATCCTGGCGCTGATCGGTCCGAACGGCGCGGGAAAGAGCACCTGCTTCGACATGCTCAACGGCCAGAACAAGCCTGATAGCGGGCACGTCCGCCTGCTCGGCGAAGAGATCACGGGCCGGAAGCCGCGCGAGGTCTGGCGGCTCGGCGTCGGGCGCACGTTCCAGATCACCGCGACCTTCGCCACCATGACCGTGCGCGAGAACGTCCAGGTCGCGCTGATCTCGCATGGGAAGCAGCTGTTCAATCTGTTCGGCTCGGCACCGAAGTTCGATCGTGACGAGGCCGGCCGCCTGCTCGAGCTGGTCGGCATGGGCGGCTATGCGGACCGGCCCTGCGGCGAGCTTGCCTATGGCGATCTCAAGCGGCTCGAGCTTGCAGTCGCGCTCGCCAACCAGCCAAAACTGCTGCTGATGGACGAGCCGACGGCCGGCATGGCACCGCGCGAGCGCGTTGAATTGATGCGGCTGACCGCGGGCATTGCCCGGGAGAAATCCATCGGCGTGCTCTTCACCGAGCATGACATGGACGTGGTGTTCGAGCATGCCGACCGCATCATCGTGCTCAATCGCGGGACGTTGATCGCGGAGGGCTCGCCGGCGGAAGTGCGCGGCAATCCCCAGGTGCAGGCGGTCTATCTCGGCGAGGGCCTGGTCTACGATGCCCGCCACCGCGAGGGAGCATCGGCATGAAGCTCACGGTGCAAGACCTCAACAGCCATTATGGTCCGGCGCATATCCTGTTCGACATCGGCTTCGAGGTCGGCGAGGGCGAGGTGGTGGCGCTGCTGGGGCGCAACGGCGCCGGCAAGTCGACGACGTTCCGCTCGATCGTCGGGCTCGTCGCGCAGCGCTCCGGCCGCATCACGTTCGAGGGCAAGGACGTCTCGTCGAAGCCGACCCACGAGATCGTGCGCGAGGGCCTCGGCTACGTGCCGGAGGAACGGCGCATCTTCACGGACCTGACCGTGGAAGAGAATCTCGAAGTCGGCCGCCAGCCGAAGCGTCCGAACGCGCCGCACTGGACGCGCGAAAAGCTGTTCGCGCTGTTTCCAAACCTGGGCGAGATGAAGAACCGCCCGGGCGGACGCATGAGCGGCGGCGAGCAGCAGATGCTCACCATCGCGCGCACGCTGATGGGCAATCCGTCGCTGGTGCTGCTGGATGAACCGTCAGAGGGCCTGTCGCCGAAGATCGTGGAGCAGATGGTCGATGCCATCCTGACCATGAAGAATGAAGGCGTCAGCATCGTCGTCTCCGAGCAGAATTTGCACTTTGCGCGGTTGATCTCCGACCGCGCCTATATCATCGAGCGCGGCCGCATCTGCTTCGGCGGCACCATGGCCGAGCTCGACGCGCGTCCGGACATCCGCGACGCGCATCTGTCGTTGTGACGGCAAGGGGAAGGGCGGGGGACGGATGGCGAGAAGCGTCGCGGCGAAGAAGAGCGTCAAACCGGCCAAGGCGCTCAACAAGCCGCCTTACGTGCTCGACGAACAGGTCGGCTTCATCCTGCGCCAGGTCTGGCAGCGCCACAGCTCGATCTTCGCCCGCGACATCGGCACCAATCTGACGCCGACGCAATGGGCGGCGCTTTCGAAGCTCGCCGAGACCGGGCCGTGCTCGCAGAACCAGCTCGGGCGCCTCACGGCGATGGACGTCGCGACCATCAAGGGCGTGATCGATCGCCTGACCGCGCGCGGCCTCACCGAAACCAGCCAGGATCCGGAGGACGGCCGCCGCCTGCTGGTGAGCCTGACCCGCGCCGGTCAGCAGCTTGCCGAGAAGCTCGCGCCGAACGCCCTGGCGATCACCCGCGAGACGCTGGCGCCGCTCGATGCGAAAGAGCGCGACACGCTGATGGCGCTGCTGAACAAGCTGAGGTGAACTTCGATCTCTCACCGTCACCCTGAGGTGGCCGCTTCTTCAGCGGCCCTCGAAGGGCGACGGCCCCGGCTCTATCTCGGCCGTTCATCCTTCGAGGCTCGCCTTGCTTCGCAAGACGAGCGCCTCAGGATGACGGGGCGAGAGGTTTTGGCCGGCTCTATTTTCCCACCACCTCCGGCACCTTGCCGGCCGGCGGCGTGTTGCGGCTGCGCTGGGTGCGCACGATGCCGTCGATGATGGTCATGCCGATGCCGGGGAGGTCACCGAGCTGCACGCTCTCCAGGATGTTCTTGCCCGGTGAGTGCTGGGCCTTGTCCATGATGACGAAGTCGGCGGAGCGGCCGACCTCGATCAGGCCGCAATCGAGCTGGCGCATCCGGGCGGTGTTGCCGGTGGCAAGGCAGAATGCGATCTCGGCCGGGAGGTCGCCGAGCGAGGACAGCATCGAGACCATGCGCAGGATGCCGAGCGGCTGCACGCCGGAGCCGGCGGGCGCGTCGGTGCCGAGGATGACGCGGTGGAGATCGCCCATCTCGCGCGCGGTGCGCAGCGTGAACAGCGCCGAGCGCTCATTGCCGTTGTGCACGAGCTCGAGCCCGCGCTTGCAGCCCTCGCAGATGCAGCGGATCTGGTCGTCGGGCAGTGCGGTGTGGCCGCCGTTGATGTGGCCGACCACGTCGGTGTCGGCCTCCAGCACCACGTCCTTGTCGATCAGGCCGGAGCCGGGGATCGACGGGCCGCCGGTGTGGATGGTGCTCTGGATGCCGTATTTGCGCGCCCAGCCGACCATCTTTCTCGCGGTCGGGCCGTCCTTGACGCCGCCGAGGCCGACCTCGCCGAGCAGCTTGACGCCGTTCGCCGCCATCTCCTTGAAGTCTTCTTCCACCATCTCGCATTCGATCACCGGCGCGCCGGCGTGAACCTTCACGCCGCCGGGACGCAAGGTCCAGAACGCGCGCTGGGCGAACACGGCCATGGCCTTGAGGCCGACGACGTCGCGGGGGCGGCCGGGCATGTGCACTTCGCCGGCGGAGATCATGGTGGTGACGCCGCCGTGCAGATAGCTGTCGATCCAGTTGATCTGGTTCTGGCGCGGCGTCCAGTCGCCGGCGACAGGGTGGACGTGGCTGTCGATCAGGCCCGGCGTCACCGTGGTGCCGTTGGCGTCGACGATGGTGGTGGCGCCTTCGGTGTTGACGTCCTTGAAGCGGCCGATCGCGCTGATCTTGCCGTTCTCGGCGACGATGGTGTCGCCGTCCAGGATCGGCTTTTCCAAAGCGCCGGACAGGATCAGGCCGATATTGCGGATCACCAGCTTCGAGGGTCCGGTGGCCTGGGGTGCGTCATGCGCCATGGAAGGGGCTCCTTATTCGTAACTGCAACGCTTCCGATCTTGGGCAGCCTTGACCGCGGGATCAAGCCGGATTATTCATTAGTATACGAATGATCGTGTACAAACGACGCATAGCTGCCGGCCTCGGAACCGCAATTGACGCGACAGGGAAGGTGAGATGAGCAATTTCAATCAGGAAAGCGTCTTGAGCGTCCACCACTGGACCGACACGCTGTTCTCCTTCAAGACCACCCGCAGCCCGACCTTCCGCTTCCGCAACGGCGAATTCACCATGATAGGGCTCAAGGTCGGCGAGAAGCCGCTGCTGCGGGCCTACAGCGTCGCCAGCGCCAATTACGAGGACACGCTGGAGTTCTTCTCGATCAAGGTGCCGGACGGCCCCTTGACCTCGCGCCTCCAGCATTTGAAGGAAGGCGACGAGATCATCGTCAGCCGCAAGGCCACGGGCACGCTCGTGATCGATAATCTGGAAGAGGGCCGCAACCTCTACCTGATCGGCACCGGCACCGGTCTTGCGCCGTTCTTGAGCGTGATCAAGGACCCCGAGACCTACGAGCGCTTCGAGAAGGTGGTGCTGCTGCACGGCTGCCGGCACGTCAAGGAGCTCGCCTATGGCGAGATGATCACCGAGCATCTGCCGAAGGACGAGCTGCTCGGCGAGTACATCCGGGGTCAGCTGATCTACTACCCGACCGTGACGCGCGATCCCTTCCACAACCGCGGCCGCATCACCGACCTCATCACCTCGGGCAAGCTCTTCACCGACATCGGCCTGCCGGTGCTGGAAGCCGCCCAGGATCGCGTCATGATCTGCGGCAGCCCGGCCCTGGTGGCGGACACCCGCGTCCTCCTGGGCGAGCGCGGCTTCGTCGAGGGCAATCACGGCGAGCCGGCCCAATTCGTGGTCGAAAAGGCGTTCGCCGAGCGCTAAGCGTTTTCCAGCGAAGTGGATACCGGTTCGCGTGAAAATAGGAATCTAGAGCCCCGTTCCGGGGCTCCAGACACGAAATTTCTACGCGAGAAGATCGCATTTTCGCCACCGCCGGGGCGTTGCGGCGCCGATTCGGCGCACGATACTATGTGGGACCGAATCAGCGGAGTTCCCATATGGTTGCGGACAGCGACAGCAACATCGCCTGGCACCGGGTTCAGTTGAAGAAGAACCGCGCCGAGCTGAAGGCGCTGGAGACCGCGCGCTTCACGATGGGCGAGATCGCCACCTCGAAGCGCAACGGCCAGACGCAGAAGACGATCGCGGAACTCAAGCGCAAGATCGCGCAGTCGGAGCGCGCCATCGCCGATCACGACAAGCGCACGCGCCGTCCACTCGCAACGGACCTGCAGAGCCTCAGCAATGGCAGCTGGAGCCATTGGGACGCCTACACCCAGCAGCAGCGCAAGAGCGGTCAGCGCTCCTCTGGGCGCGGTTAGCCGCGGCTCTCCACGGCTGTGGCCGACGAGCAGGCGCGGCCTTGCGCCGGCCGCGCCGCGCACCATCTCGGTGATACGCGACCAATCGCTCCGGTGATCCCATGACAGCGCGCCTCGATTTCACCAGCGAGGCCTTCTTTCGCGATCCGTCCAAGGCAATCGCGACGTTGCGCATGTCCGCACCCGTGGTCGCGACGCGGTTTCCCATCGTCGGCAATGTCTGGATCACCACGACCCATGACGCCACCGCTCAGGTTTTGAAGGACGGCGCGACCTTCACGTTGCGCAAGGAGGATGGCGACGTCGCGGGCTTGCGCTGGTGGATGCCGAGGTTCGTCCGGACCATCGCCAACAACATGCTGACGATGGACGAGCCGGATCACACGCGGTTGCGCAGCATCGTGGACGAAGCGTTTCGCCGCCGCGCGATCGTCGCGATGGAGCCGCGCATCCGGGCCATTGCTGACGGTCTGGCCGACGAGCTGTTCGCGGAGGGATTCCCGGCCGATCTGGTCCAGCGCTATGCGCGCATCCTGCCGCTCGCGGTGATCTCGGAACTGCTCGGCCTGCCGCTGGCAGATCGTCCAAAGTTCATCGCCTGGGCCAACGCGATGTCCTCGCTGACGAATGTCGTCAGCTTCTTGTCCCTGCTGTTCGCGGTGCGCAAGATGCGCGCCTACCTCGAGCAGCAGTTGCAGATCGCGCGCGTGCAGGGCGGCGAGGGCCTGATTGCCGAGCTGATTCAGGTCGAGCGCGAAGGCGGTCAGATCACGCCAGATGAAATGGTTTCGATGGTCTTTCTGTTGCTCGGGGCGGGATCGGAAACCACCACGCATCTCATCAGCGGTTCCGTCTACGAGCTGCTCAGGAATCCCAAGCTGCGCGACTGGCTGGAACAGGATTGGAGCCGCGTCGGGCTCGCGGTCGAGGAGTTCCTGCGCTTCGTCTCGCCGGTGCAATTCTCCAAGCCGCGCTACGTGCGGCGCGATGTCGAGGTCGAAGGCGTGCGCCTGAAAAAGGGCGACCGCGTCATGGTGATGCTCGTCGCCGCGAACATGGATCCGGCGGTTCATGATCGTCCCGAGATTCTCGATCTCGAACGCAAGCCGAACCGCCATATCTCGTTCGGCACGGGGATCCATTTCTGTCTCGGCCACCAACTCGCGCGCATCGAGGCGGCCTGCGCGCTGGAGGCGCTGTTCGTGCGTTGGCCGAATTTGAGTCTGGCGGTGGATTCCGCTGAGGTCCGCTGGCGCAAGCGGCCCGGCTTGCGCGCGATCGCGAGGCTTCCTGTCACGGCAGAGGGCCGCGGAACAGAGACGACTGCACGCACCGGAACGAGAGACGATCGTTCCCTGACCGCGCCGAACTGACGTCGGCGACGCCCTTTCGGAAAATCTTTGCCTGTTGTGATCGGCCAGGAACGGTGTGCCGTTCGTGCTGTTGTCATCCGGACATGATGCGGAGGGAGTTCCTTGGGCGCATGTCGCAGATCGAGGTCTTAACGGGAGACAAGATCATGGCCAGCAAGATGCCACCTGTTCCACCGGACAATCAGAGCCACAAGGGAACCGGAGATCGCAAGCAAGTGTCCGCCGATCAGATGCCGCACGGTCAGCAACGTGCGCAGAATCCGGATCAGCAGGGACAGCAAGGCAACATCAAGCAGAACACGACCAATCAAGGCTATCAGCAGGATCGCTGAGGAGGCGACATTGTCGACATCCACGAAGACACCGAACAGCATTCGTCAGGGCGGACCCGGCGCCTCGCACGAGAACGCGAAGGCACCGCTTCAGGTGAAGAAGCCGCCGGCGGACGATCCGCAACGCAGCCACAGCCGGGTTTCCGGCGGCGGTGGAGAGCACGATTCCCATCACACGCACGACGAGGCCGGAAAAGGCGGAGGCAGGTGACATGACCAACAAGCAACCCAAGCTGTACGCGCCGACCGAGAAGGATCTGCATGACAATCCCCTGATCGGCGGATCGAAGGGAGCGAACATGGCAGGCGTTTCGCCTGACGACCTCGAGGACGTCTTGGGCGAGAACACGATCGAAGGCGACGTCGAGAACGACGTGAACGTCGCTGGCGGCATCGACAAGGATGTCGCGCGGAGCGGTTCGCCCCGAAGAGGCCGATAAGATTGGAGGCCAGCAATGCAGGGCAAGAAGACTCACGAACAGCAAGTGCGCATCCTCGAGCGGAAGCCCGATGTTCCGGATGCGCGAGAGCTCGAGCGGGCCGCCGGTCATAACCCGCAAGACACGCGCGTCCATCGCGCCAACCCGGAGGTGCGGCACAGCGAGTTTCCGGTGAGCCGCGGCGGCCTCAACCAGGAAAGCGATCACAACAAGCACAACGATCCCGGCCAGAGCGGCCACAAGCCGCCCAAACCGACGGCGGCGCAACAGAAGCACTAACTTCGGAAGATCACTGCAAGAGGAGAGACTGATGCCAGGTGGCCACGGCAGCAAGACGCATTTCAGATCGGGCATGCATGGCAAGGGCGACGGCACCGGCGCATTGACCGACGTGCCGAAGGAGATGATCGGCGACAACATGGTTCTGTCCAACCGAGACAAGAAACAGCATTCGGATATCCGCGGCATGGACAGCAAGGCCATTCAGACCGATCAATATCAGGATCACGCGGCCAACCGGCTCGAACAGGAGCCAGACGCCGACGAGACCTGAGAGGGGCGTTCCTCCCGTCAACTTGCGGACCGGTGTTCAGCCGGTCCGCTTTTTTGTGGGCGCAAGATCGCGCTCCCAGCCGAACACCGAGCGGCCGTCGAGCTCCGGTGAGGCCGCACGCTCACCGGCGATGAAAGCTTCGACCGAGGGGCCGCGCGCGGTCCGCTCCAGCCGCCGCGCCTGGTCGTCGAGCCGCTTGATCGCCTGCATCTCTTCCTCGCGTCCGAGCTTCGCGTTCTGGATCGCGCCTTTCAGCACCCGGATGGTCTCGTCATAGACCTTGATCGGAACGGGGTAGGGATGCCGGTCCTTACCGCCATGGGCGAGCGAGAAACGCGCGGGGTCGGTGAAACGATAGGGCGCCCCGTGCACGACCTCCGCGACCATCGCCAGCGAGCGCACGGTGCGCGCGCCGACGCCCGGCGTCAGCAGCAGCTCCGGAAAATCCTCCGGGCCGCGCTCGGCTGCCGCGGCGAGCGTGCCGTGCAGGCGGCGCGCGAACACGTCCTTAGGCCGCACATCATGATATGCGGGCATGATCAGGTGCGGCAGCGTGCCCTGCGCCGGTGTGGACGGGGTCCCCGTGAGCCGTTCGAATTCGGAGACGATGCGATCCGGACCGAGATCGTTCAACAGCTCGAGCTGTGCCGTCCGAGACATATCGGCGCGATGATCGGTGAGATTGACGATCTCTCCCTGCTGCGGCCCGTCGATTGCGCTATGCGGTGTATCGACAAAGCTCTTCAGTGCCTCGGAATGCCAGTGATAGCGCCGCGCCTGCCGCTTGTCGCCGTTCATGCCCTGCTGCACCACCGTCCATTTGCCCTCAGTGGTCACGAAGAAGCCGTGCAGGTAAAGGTCAAAGCCGTCCTGGACCGCGGCACTGTCGACCTTGGCCACCAGACGGCTGGCCCGCGTCAGCTTGATGCCGTCGAATCCGACGCGGTCGCCGAGTTGCAACAGCTCGTCCGGCGTCTTGCGCGAATGCTGGCCGCGTCCGCCGCAGACGTAAATCCCGAGCTCGTCCTGCAGCGGTCCGAGCCCGCGCTTCAGTGCGCCGATCACCGAGGTGGTGATGCCGGAGGAGTGCCAGTCCATTCCCATCACCGCGCCAAACGACTGGAACCAGAATGGATGCGACAGGCGCTGCAGAAACGCGTCGCGGCCGTAATGATGCACGATCGCCTGGGTGACGATCGCCCCAAGGGAGGACATGCGACTCGCCAGCCAGGGCGGAACCCGCCCGGTGTGAAGAGGAAGATCGGCGCTGCCGGTACGTCGAGTCATGCCGGCAAGCCTAGCGCAGCTCAGCGACGGTTGCACCTGCGGGATGCTGCATTGCACGGGGCGGGGGAGCGAAGCCGGCCGGCAGGCGTTGTGCGGGTCGCGTGAATGCAATGATGGGGACGATCCATGGATTGGCAGGCCCTTACGGCCGAAATCGACAGGATGTTCGGCTGGATACCGTCATGGTTCATCGGGCTCAGCCTGGTTGCCGGTGCGATCCTTCTTGCCCTGCTCGCCTACCGGATCGCCACATGGCTGCTCAATCGCGCGTTCGGAACGCGCCTTCCGCT from Bradyrhizobium sp. CB1015 harbors:
- a CDS encoding amino acid synthesis family protein — translated: MSAIIRKIVTVVEETQMEMGRQVSPPTRRAAAIAVIENPFAGKYVEDLSPLIAIGEELGELLSKRAVAALGIDGAKAHSYGKAAAVGENGELEHAAAILHPKMGAPVRKVLGKGAALIPSSKKRSGPGTTLDIPLGHKDAAFVRSHFDGMEVQINDAPRANEIMVAVAVTDSGRPLPRVGGLTVAEIKGEDGLR
- a CDS encoding MarR family winged helix-turn-helix transcriptional regulator, which produces MARSVAAKKSVKPAKALNKPPYVLDEQVGFILRQVWQRHSSIFARDIGTNLTPTQWAALSKLAETGPCSQNQLGRLTAMDVATIKGVIDRLTARGLTETSQDPEDGRRLLVSLTRAGQQLAEKLAPNALAITRETLAPLDAKERDTLMALLNKLR
- a CDS encoding ABC transporter permease, producing MAFYVVQFLTGLASAASLFLVASGLSIIFGVTRIVNFAHGAFYMIGAYIAFTLTERLSGAFGFWGGIVLAAFAVALIGVIVEMVLLRRIYHAPELFQLLATFGLTLMVEDLVVLIWGPDDLVGRRAPGFKGAIDFFGQNIPSYDLFLIVLGPVVLGILWLLFQRTRWGVLVRAATQDRDMVAALGVNQKWLFTSVFAVGVFLAALGGALQIPRDAVHHAMDLRIIVEVFVVVVIGGLGSIVGAFVAAVLVSELNAFGILIFPKISIILVFLVMAVVLIVRPWGLFGKPEAAARKTPGLTVNPWRPLTSNERLASLVALVIAATLPLFAGNYLLTVGSEIAIFVIFAVSLHFLMSVGGLASFGHAAYFGLGAYGIAFLAKMAGLPMIVCLLLGPLLGCMGAAVFGFFAVQLSGVYFAMLTLAFAQIVWSIAFQWVNVTGGDNGILGLWPSSWAASPSRFYWLALGVAALVTVALRAMVFSPFGYALRATRDSGLRSEAIGIDAKRIQWTAFVISGTTAGIGGALFAYLKGSVFPDNLGISLSVDALVMVLLGGVETVSGAVIGAIVYKALNIWLVSQTDLSKLVLGGFIMLIVVVFPKGIVGMLEMLAQRRKKASPPGSPLLAKPIESAE
- a CDS encoding ferredoxin--NADP reductase — protein: MSNFNQESVLSVHHWTDTLFSFKTTRSPTFRFRNGEFTMIGLKVGEKPLLRAYSVASANYEDTLEFFSIKVPDGPLTSRLQHLKEGDEIIVSRKATGTLVIDNLEEGRNLYLIGTGTGLAPFLSVIKDPETYERFEKVVLLHGCRHVKELAYGEMITEHLPKDELLGEYIRGQLIYYPTVTRDPFHNRGRITDLITSGKLFTDIGLPVLEAAQDRVMICGSPALVADTRVLLGERGFVEGNHGEPAQFVVEKAFAER
- a CDS encoding ABC transporter ATP-binding protein: MSVAPPLLAVEDLTKSYGGIHAVRGVSFSLRAGEILALIGPNGAGKSTCFDMLNGQNKPDSGHVRLLGEEITGRKPREVWRLGVGRTFQITATFATMTVRENVQVALISHGKQLFNLFGSAPKFDRDEAGRLLELVGMGGYADRPCGELAYGDLKRLELAVALANQPKLLLMDEPTAGMAPRERVELMRLTAGIAREKSIGVLFTEHDMDVVFEHADRIIVLNRGTLIAEGSPAEVRGNPQVQAVYLGEGLVYDARHREGASA
- a CDS encoding amidohydrolase family protein, with amino-acid sequence MAHDAPQATGPSKLVIRNIGLILSGALEKPILDGDTIVAENGKISAIGRFKDVNTEGATTIVDANGTTVTPGLIDSHVHPVAGDWTPRQNQINWIDSYLHGGVTTMISAGEVHMPGRPRDVVGLKAMAVFAQRAFWTLRPGGVKVHAGAPVIECEMVEEDFKEMAANGVKLLGEVGLGGVKDGPTARKMVGWARKYGIQSTIHTGGPSIPGSGLIDKDVVLEADTDVVGHINGGHTALPDDQIRCICEGCKRGLELVHNGNERSALFTLRTAREMGDLHRVILGTDAPAGSGVQPLGILRMVSMLSSLGDLPAEIAFCLATGNTARMRQLDCGLIEVGRSADFVIMDKAQHSPGKNILESVQLGDLPGIGMTIIDGIVRTQRSRNTPPAGKVPEVVGK
- a CDS encoding ABC transporter ATP-binding protein, translated to MKLTVQDLNSHYGPAHILFDIGFEVGEGEVVALLGRNGAGKSTTFRSIVGLVAQRSGRITFEGKDVSSKPTHEIVREGLGYVPEERRIFTDLTVEENLEVGRQPKRPNAPHWTREKLFALFPNLGEMKNRPGGRMSGGEQQMLTIARTLMGNPSLVLLDEPSEGLSPKIVEQMVDAILTMKNEGVSIVVSEQNLHFARLISDRAYIIERGRICFGGTMAELDARPDIRDAHLSL
- a CDS encoding ABC transporter substrate-binding protein, coding for MRARSYFVGAAFALLAGGMAHSALAQDIKIGEINSYSLLPAFTEPYRKGWQLAVEEINAAGGINGKKLVVVSKDDGGKPADAQTAANELVSSEGVAMLAGTFLSNIGLAVSDFANQKKVFFLAAEPLTDAITWSKGNKYTFRLRPSNYMQAAMLVEAASKLPAKRWATIAPNYEYGQSAVAVFKKLMSEKRPDIQWVDEQWPPQGKIDAGPVVQAVAAANPEAILNVTFGADLVKLVREGNTRGLFKGREVVSFLTGEPEYLDPLKDETPEGWIVTGYPWYSIKTPEHDAFLKAYQAKYNDYPRLGSIVGYQTIKSAAAILTKAGSTDPEKLIAAAEGLSTPSPFGEITFRKIDHQSTLGAFVGKTALKDGKGVMVDSSYKKGADYLPGDAEVEKLRPKD